In the Aneurinibacillus soli genome, one interval contains:
- a CDS encoding ABC transporter ATP-binding protein has protein sequence MNTTNTIIRFEHVTKQYDEDAPVLDNVSFEIERGKFYTLLGPSGCGKTTILRLIAGFTEPSHGNIYFNGTVINHVPANERQVNTVFQDYALFPHLNVFENVAFGLRIKKMKEAAIQAKVKEALRFVNLDGYEKREISEMSGGQRQRVAIARAIVNEPEVILLDEPLSALDLKLRTEMQYELRELQQRLGITFIFVTHDQEEALAMSDEIFVLNQGKIQQSGTPTDIYDEPINRFVADFIGESNIVPGKMIADFRVQFGGQQFDCVDQGFNQDEPIEIVIRPEDLEITMRENGKLQVRVDSQLFRGVHYEICCYDEGGNEWLVHSTRQAVVGDTIGLYFDPEAIHVMRFGETEEEFDKRLESYDEAHHAK, from the coding sequence ATGAACACAACGAATACGATTATTCGCTTTGAACATGTTACGAAGCAATATGATGAAGACGCACCGGTGCTTGATAATGTCAGTTTTGAAATTGAGCGCGGGAAGTTTTACACACTCCTCGGCCCTTCCGGCTGCGGAAAAACGACGATTCTCCGACTGATTGCTGGTTTTACCGAACCATCACACGGAAACATTTATTTTAACGGCACGGTGATCAATCACGTTCCAGCCAATGAGCGCCAGGTAAATACCGTCTTTCAGGACTATGCTCTTTTCCCACATCTAAACGTCTTTGAAAATGTGGCGTTCGGTCTGCGCATTAAGAAGATGAAAGAAGCTGCGATTCAGGCGAAAGTAAAAGAAGCGCTTCGTTTCGTTAACCTGGACGGCTATGAAAAACGGGAAATTAGCGAAATGTCCGGTGGGCAGCGGCAGCGGGTTGCGATTGCCCGGGCGATTGTAAACGAACCGGAAGTTATTCTGCTTGATGAGCCACTGTCTGCACTCGACTTGAAGCTGCGCACCGAGATGCAATATGAGCTGCGCGAGTTACAGCAGCGCCTTGGCATTACGTTTATTTTTGTTACACACGATCAAGAAGAAGCCCTTGCGATGTCGGATGAGATTTTTGTGCTGAACCAAGGGAAAATCCAGCAAAGCGGTACACCAACCGATATTTATGATGAGCCGATCAACCGCTTTGTCGCTGATTTTATTGGGGAATCGAATATTGTTCCGGGTAAAATGATTGCAGATTTCCGGGTGCAATTCGGTGGGCAGCAGTTCGACTGTGTGGATCAAGGCTTCAATCAGGATGAACCGATTGAAATCGTGATTCGTCCGGAAGATTTAGAAATTACAATGCGTGAGAACGGAAAGCTTCAAGTGCGTGTCGACTCCCAGCTGTTCCGAGGTGTTCACTACGAGATTTGTTGCTACGATGAAGGCGGCAATGAATGGCTCGTCCACTCCACCCGTCAGGCCGTTGTCGGTGATACGATCGGTCTCTACTTCGATCCAGAAGCTATCCACGTTATGCGTTTCGGGGAAACAGAAGAAGAATTCGATAAACGTCTTGAATCGTACGATGAGGCTCATCATGCAAAATAG
- a CDS encoding ABC transporter substrate-binding protein produces MKQLTRMFILLFAVAFALMFITSRLNSTQGYTGANTLTVYNWGDYIDPELITEFEKETGIKVIYQTFDSNEAMITKIAQGGTTFDIAVPSEYTISKMKEEKLLLPIDHTKIPNLKNINPRFLNLSFDKNNEYSVPYFWGTVGIVYNPKMLGGKKITKWNDLWSPDLRNQILLVDGAREVMGMGLNSLHYSLNDTNEAHLQEAKQKLTTLMPNVKAIVGDEIKMLLANEEAAVGVVWSGDAHEIMGQNKKLDYVVPEEGSNLWFDNMVIPKTAKNIDGAHKFINFMLDPKHAAQNAKYVGYSTPNEKALAFLPKDIAGDERFYPATNVTEKLEVYENLGKRMLAHYNELFLEFKMHTK; encoded by the coding sequence ATGAAGCAGCTAACACGTATGTTTATCCTTTTGTTTGCCGTTGCATTTGCCCTGATGTTTATAACATCTCGCCTCAATTCAACCCAGGGCTACACCGGGGCCAATACGCTGACGGTGTATAACTGGGGCGATTATATCGATCCAGAACTCATAACAGAATTTGAGAAAGAAACCGGGATTAAAGTCATCTATCAGACGTTTGATTCAAATGAAGCGATGATCACGAAAATCGCCCAGGGCGGTACGACGTTCGATATCGCCGTTCCGTCTGAATATACGATCAGCAAGATGAAGGAAGAAAAGCTTCTCCTTCCGATCGATCACACTAAAATTCCGAATCTGAAAAATATTAACCCGCGCTTCCTTAATTTATCGTTCGATAAGAATAATGAATACTCCGTCCCCTACTTCTGGGGAACGGTTGGGATTGTATACAATCCCAAGATGCTCGGGGGTAAAAAGATTACGAAGTGGAACGACTTATGGAGTCCGGATTTACGCAACCAGATTTTGCTTGTAGACGGTGCGCGTGAAGTGATGGGCATGGGACTAAATAGCCTGCACTACTCCTTAAATGACACGAATGAGGCACATCTTCAGGAAGCGAAGCAGAAGCTGACGACTCTGATGCCGAACGTAAAAGCGATTGTCGGAGATGAGATTAAGATGCTACTTGCGAACGAAGAAGCAGCTGTCGGTGTTGTGTGGTCCGGAGACGCACATGAAATTATGGGCCAGAATAAAAAGCTCGATTACGTTGTGCCAGAGGAAGGCTCAAACTTGTGGTTTGATAACATGGTCATTCCGAAAACGGCCAAAAACATTGACGGTGCTCATAAATTCATTAACTTCATGCTTGATCCGAAGCATGCCGCACAAAACGCTAAGTATGTTGGCTATTCGACACCAAATGAAAAAGCATTAGCCTTCTTACCAAAAGATATCGCGGGAGATGAACGATTCTATCCAGCTACGAACGTAACGGAAAAGCTCGAAGTATATGAAAACCTTGGCAAGCGGATGCTCGCCCATTATAATGAGCTGTTCCTAGAGTTTAAGATGCATACGAAATAA
- a CDS encoding ABC transporter permease gives MKLKRNLSNLYLCIVFVILYAPIFYLTYYSFNSGGSMHEFENFTLKWYTEVFHDTRLLIIVLNTLVIALLSAAISTILGVAGALAIHHVRRHQTKNLLLSLNNVLIVSPDIIIGASFLILFTIAGIKLGFTSVLLSHIAFSVPIVVIMVLPKLQDMSPTLIDAARDLGASQWDVLTKVVLPFITPGIFAGFFMALTYSLDDFAVTFFVTGNGFSTLSVEIYSRARQGIALNINALSTLIFLFTIVLVIGYYFITKRSNSRAKGAGLRP, from the coding sequence ATGAAGCTAAAACGAAATCTATCAAATTTGTATTTATGTATCGTATTTGTCATTTTGTATGCACCGATCTTTTATTTGACATATTATTCGTTTAACAGCGGCGGGTCGATGCATGAGTTTGAAAACTTTACGCTGAAATGGTACACGGAAGTATTCCACGATACACGATTGCTCATTATTGTACTGAATACACTTGTGATCGCCCTTCTCTCCGCAGCAATCTCGACGATACTTGGGGTAGCCGGAGCGTTGGCCATTCATCATGTCAGGCGGCATCAGACAAAGAACTTGCTTCTCTCTCTGAATAATGTACTTATTGTAAGCCCGGATATTATTATTGGTGCGTCGTTCCTCATTCTATTTACAATTGCGGGTATTAAGCTTGGCTTTACGTCCGTATTGCTCTCACATATTGCATTTAGCGTGCCGATTGTCGTCATTATGGTACTGCCGAAGCTACAGGATATGAGTCCAACACTGATCGATGCAGCCCGTGATCTTGGTGCAAGCCAGTGGGATGTGTTAACCAAAGTAGTACTTCCGTTCATTACACCGGGAATTTTCGCTGGATTTTTTATGGCGTTAACGTATTCACTTGATGATTTTGCGGTTACATTCTTTGTCACCGGGAATGGATTCTCGACGCTATCAGTTGAGATTTATTCCCGGGCACGCCAGGGCATCGCTCTTAACATTAACGCGCTGTCCACGCTTATTTTCCTGTTTACAATTGTACTGGTCATCGGCTATTACTTCATTACTAAGCGGAGCAACAGTCGAGCGAAGGGAGCGGGATTACGTCCATGA
- a CDS encoding ATP-dependent Clp protease ATP-binding subunit, producing the protein MLCQNCNQKQAHVFVSIQRQNHTQKVHLCRDCYTTLVNKMGMPAGAGSFPHFSRLDAFLKEFPMPSAEEGMSAEQSSATVPQQGGILDSTGRNLSEAAKAGLIDPVIGRDNEIDRIIEILNRRTKNNPVLLGEPGVGKTAIAEGLAIKIVEGHVPTKLRNKIVYTLDVASLVAGTGIRGQFEEKMKQIIAELQARQNVILFIDEIHLLVGAGSAEGSMDAGNILKPALARGKLQVIGATTLKEYRQIEKDAALERRFQPVIVKEPTAKEAIEILQGLRPKYEAYHEVTYSDDVIRACVELSHRYIQDRFLPDKAIDLLDEAGSKVNLRTAGHDTEAQHVRLREIAQEKQAATAQEEYERAARLRDEEMRILEQLDRLEGEEVRADVTVEDIQDIIERKTGIPVKKLQSAEQTKMKNLGAQLEARVIGQPAAVTQVTKAIRRSRTGLKPKNRPIASFLFVGPTGVGKTELTRVLAEELLGTKESMIRLDMSEYMEKHSVSKLIGSPPGYVGHEEAGQLTERVRRNPYSIILLDEIEKAHPDVLNLFLQILEDGRLTDSQGRTVNFKDTVVIATSNAGVAERKITVGFDTDSTVEPVNVTDSLTAYFKPEFLNRFDAVVSFNQLEKQDLLQIVDLMLADSVSELHEQGITVTVAEEVKKLLADRGYHPAFGARPLRRIIQQEIEDRIADLLIEEEGVKNIEIILENDECKALKKS; encoded by the coding sequence ATGCTTTGTCAAAATTGCAACCAAAAACAGGCGCACGTATTTGTTAGCATTCAACGTCAAAATCACACGCAAAAAGTGCATCTCTGCCGTGATTGCTATACAACACTTGTAAATAAAATGGGCATGCCAGCAGGAGCGGGATCGTTCCCGCATTTCTCTAGACTGGATGCATTTTTAAAAGAATTCCCGATGCCATCTGCTGAGGAAGGGATGTCAGCCGAACAGTCATCGGCGACCGTACCGCAACAGGGAGGCATTCTCGATAGCACAGGTCGCAACCTGAGCGAAGCGGCAAAAGCGGGACTGATTGATCCGGTGATTGGCCGAGACAATGAGATTGACCGCATTATTGAAATCCTAAACCGCCGTACGAAAAACAATCCAGTGTTACTTGGCGAACCAGGGGTCGGGAAAACCGCTATCGCTGAAGGTCTGGCCATCAAAATTGTCGAAGGACACGTTCCGACCAAACTTCGTAATAAAATCGTGTATACGCTCGATGTCGCTTCGCTTGTTGCAGGCACGGGCATCCGGGGCCAATTTGAAGAAAAAATGAAGCAGATTATTGCAGAATTACAGGCGCGTCAAAACGTCATTTTGTTTATCGATGAAATTCATTTGCTTGTCGGTGCCGGTTCAGCAGAAGGTTCAATGGATGCGGGCAACATTCTGAAACCGGCGCTTGCTCGGGGCAAACTGCAAGTGATCGGAGCAACGACACTAAAAGAATACCGCCAGATTGAAAAGGATGCAGCTTTAGAACGCCGCTTCCAGCCGGTCATAGTTAAAGAGCCGACTGCCAAGGAAGCCATCGAGATCCTGCAAGGTCTTCGTCCGAAATACGAAGCGTATCATGAAGTGACCTATTCGGATGATGTTATTCGCGCTTGTGTGGAACTATCGCATCGCTACATTCAGGACCGCTTCTTGCCGGATAAAGCGATTGACCTGCTTGATGAAGCTGGCTCCAAAGTGAACTTGCGCACAGCCGGACACGATACAGAAGCGCAGCATGTACGTTTACGCGAGATCGCACAGGAGAAGCAGGCGGCTACGGCTCAAGAAGAGTACGAACGCGCCGCTAGACTTCGCGATGAAGAAATGCGTATTCTCGAACAGCTTGATCGTCTTGAAGGTGAAGAAGTACGTGCCGATGTAACCGTAGAAGACATTCAAGACATTATTGAACGTAAAACGGGCATCCCGGTTAAAAAGTTACAGAGTGCTGAACAGACTAAAATGAAAAACTTAGGAGCACAGCTCGAAGCAAGAGTCATTGGCCAGCCAGCTGCCGTTACTCAGGTGACAAAAGCCATTCGCCGCAGCCGTACCGGATTGAAGCCGAAAAATCGGCCAATCGCTTCGTTCCTGTTTGTCGGCCCGACAGGCGTCGGCAAAACCGAACTTACCCGCGTGCTTGCCGAAGAACTACTTGGCACGAAAGAATCAATGATTCGCCTCGATATGAGCGAATACATGGAGAAGCATTCCGTTTCCAAACTGATCGGCTCACCTCCAGGCTATGTCGGACATGAAGAAGCGGGGCAATTGACTGAACGCGTGCGCCGCAATCCGTACAGCATCATTTTGCTTGACGAGATTGAAAAAGCGCATCCTGACGTGTTAAATTTGTTCCTACAAATTCTGGAGGATGGACGTCTGACCGATAGCCAGGGTCGTACCGTAAATTTTAAAGACACGGTTGTGATTGCTACAAGCAATGCTGGGGTGGCCGAGCGGAAAATTACGGTTGGATTTGATACTGACAGCACTGTGGAACCCGTGAATGTTACGGACTCACTTACCGCGTACTTTAAACCGGAGTTCTTAAACCGCTTTGATGCCGTTGTTTCCTTTAATCAACTAGAGAAACAGGATCTCCTGCAGATTGTGGATTTGATGCTCGCAGATAGCGTAAGTGAGCTGCATGAGCAGGGGATTACCGTCACGGTTGCAGAAGAAGTGAAGAAGCTGTTAGCAGATCGCGGCTATCATCCTGCATTCGGTGCTCGTCCACTGCGCCGGATCATCCAGCAGGAGATTGAAGACCGCATCGCGGATCTCCTCATCGAAGAAGAGGGCGTGAAAAACATTGAGATTATACTAGAAAATGATGAATGCAAAGCCTTGAAAAAATCGTAA
- a CDS encoding ABC transporter permease, with amino-acid sequence MQNRIRNVYLAPYLLWIVLFVIAPLLLVLYYSFFDIEGHFTLENYEKFFTPVYLKMTLSSFWYAFLITAFSLLIAYPTAYFLTKTKHKQLWLLLIILPTWINLLLKTYAFLGIFGTYGTANALLEVLGIGKKQILFTDFSFLFVSVYIFIPFMILPIFNALEKLNPSFVDAARDLGASSWTTFRRVIFPLTLDGVKSGCQAVFIPALSLFMITRLVAGNRVITLGTAIEQHFLVTQDWGMGATIAVFLILAMVIIMIATGKRK; translated from the coding sequence ATGCAAAATAGAATTCGCAACGTGTATCTCGCTCCGTATTTGCTGTGGATCGTGCTGTTTGTCATTGCTCCCCTTCTGCTTGTCCTCTACTATTCGTTTTTTGACATTGAGGGGCATTTTACGCTGGAGAATTACGAGAAGTTTTTTACACCTGTTTATTTAAAAATGACACTTAGCTCGTTCTGGTATGCGTTTCTCATTACGGCATTCTCGCTTCTGATTGCCTATCCGACCGCATATTTCCTGACGAAGACGAAGCATAAGCAGCTGTGGCTTCTGCTTATTATTTTACCGACATGGATTAACTTGCTCCTTAAGACATACGCATTTCTCGGGATTTTCGGTACATACGGAACGGCGAACGCACTTTTAGAAGTGCTTGGCATCGGCAAAAAACAAATCTTGTTTACCGATTTTAGTTTTTTATTTGTGTCGGTCTATATTTTTATTCCTTTTATGATTCTACCGATTTTTAATGCTCTGGAGAAGCTGAATCCATCGTTTGTAGACGCGGCCCGCGATCTCGGTGCATCTTCCTGGACAACGTTTCGCCGGGTGATTTTTCCACTGACGCTTGACGGTGTAAAGTCAGGCTGCCAGGCAGTATTTATTCCGGCGCTGTCGCTCTTTATGATTACTCGTCTTGTTGCGGGCAACCGGGTCATTACGCTCGGGACCGCCATCGAGCAGCACTTCCTGGTAACACAAGACTGGGGAATGGGTGCAACCATTGCAGTGTTTCTCATACTTGCCATGGTTATTATTATGATCGCAACTGGAAAGCGGAAGTGA
- the ileS gene encoding isoleucine--tRNA ligase, whose translation MEEVNVKELAVRREQRIHERWKEQNTFQQSIQNREGNPSFVFYEGPPTANGLPHVGHALGRTIKDVVARYKTMTGHQVIRKAGWDTHGLPVELGVEKQLGISGKHEIEKYGVEAFIAKCKESVFTYEKQWRDFTEQIGYWVDMDSPYITLDNSYIESVWNILGTLHERGLLYKGHRVSPYCPSCQTSLSSHEVAQGYKNVKDLTATAKFKVKDRENEYFLGWTTTPWTLPANVALAVHPDMEYVRVKEGDCIYIVAKARTEHVLQQEYTVLSEHKGKELAGLSYVSPFDFVNVEKGHQVVTADYVTEQSGTGIVHIAPAYGEDDYKVIRENGFSFVNVVDGKGQYTSEVPVFQGRFVKDCDVDIIRYLADKGLLYHKEKHEHSYPHCWRCDAPLLYYANESWFIQTTAVKEQFIQNNEGVTWYPDHIKHGRFGNFLENMVDWNISRNRYWGTPLNVWQCQACDHQYAPKSIQELKEHATHLVPESIELHKPYVDEVKLCCTKCGAAMTRTPEVIDVWFDSGSMPFAQYHYPFANKTQFEKQFPADVVIEGIDQTRGWFYSLLAVSTLFTGKAPYKRVLSLGHILDENGQKMSKSKGNALDPVDLIQKFGADALRWALLADSAPWNPKRFSERVVQEAKSKVIDTFVNVYGFYVLYANLDGYQPNQEYKGKQTKLDEWILSRLHSTIKRVRQSLDDYQFTNAAREIATFVEELSNWYVRRSRDRFWSQGMSEEKAAAYATLHEVIVKTSQLLAPLTPFVAEDIYSNLEGGSVHLTDYPDYNETKINKKLEEEMNAVLQVVEVGRSIRNTASLKVKQPLASLSLLVPNHQDIQWNAYRTIIKEELNVKAFHVTQNDENFVSYKLKLDFKKAGPKFGNKTNQVHQWLQSVTNTEAKELVEKGNVQWRMSDDTSLLITAEDVQIEKVPNEGFAIASNGPYTVILDTTLTEELIQEGVARELLRAIQEYRKKLNLPVNLRIDLEMSMDEEMKQIVVRYESLLQENLLMNSLQVCDELATGEQLKVGSKLVTVRIVNHP comes from the coding sequence ATGGAAGAAGTTAATGTAAAAGAATTGGCTGTACGACGAGAACAGCGGATTCATGAGCGATGGAAGGAACAAAATACTTTTCAACAATCGATTCAAAATCGAGAAGGAAACCCATCTTTTGTATTTTATGAAGGGCCGCCAACGGCAAACGGACTTCCTCATGTCGGGCATGCACTAGGGCGTACCATTAAAGACGTAGTAGCACGATATAAAACGATGACAGGTCATCAAGTCATCCGCAAAGCCGGATGGGATACGCATGGATTACCTGTTGAGCTTGGTGTAGAAAAACAACTGGGTATCTCGGGTAAACATGAGATTGAGAAGTATGGAGTCGAGGCGTTTATTGCGAAATGCAAGGAGAGCGTATTTACGTATGAGAAGCAATGGCGTGACTTCACCGAGCAAATCGGGTATTGGGTAGATATGGATAGCCCATATATTACGTTGGATAATTCCTATATCGAAAGTGTATGGAACATCCTTGGAACCTTGCATGAGCGGGGCTTACTATATAAAGGGCACCGTGTATCACCGTATTGCCCGAGCTGCCAGACTTCCCTTAGCTCTCATGAAGTAGCGCAAGGATATAAAAATGTAAAAGACTTAACAGCTACTGCTAAATTTAAAGTGAAAGATCGCGAGAATGAGTATTTCTTAGGCTGGACGACAACACCATGGACGCTTCCGGCAAACGTAGCGTTAGCGGTTCATCCGGATATGGAATACGTACGAGTCAAAGAAGGAGACTGCATTTACATTGTTGCGAAAGCACGAACTGAACACGTTCTACAGCAGGAATATACGGTATTATCCGAGCACAAAGGAAAAGAACTAGCAGGTCTTTCTTATGTATCCCCATTTGACTTTGTAAATGTGGAAAAAGGGCACCAAGTGGTAACCGCTGATTATGTGACGGAGCAAAGCGGCACAGGCATCGTGCATATTGCGCCGGCATACGGAGAAGATGACTACAAAGTGATCCGCGAGAATGGCTTTTCTTTCGTAAATGTAGTGGATGGAAAGGGGCAGTATACGAGTGAGGTTCCTGTATTTCAGGGCCGATTTGTAAAAGACTGTGATGTCGATATCATTCGTTATTTAGCGGATAAAGGTTTGCTATATCATAAAGAAAAACACGAGCATAGCTACCCACATTGCTGGCGCTGTGATGCGCCATTGCTGTACTATGCAAATGAAAGCTGGTTCATTCAAACAACCGCTGTAAAAGAGCAATTCATCCAAAATAACGAAGGCGTAACATGGTATCCCGATCATATTAAGCATGGACGATTCGGAAACTTCCTGGAAAACATGGTCGACTGGAACATTAGTCGAAATAGATACTGGGGAACACCGCTTAATGTGTGGCAGTGCCAGGCGTGTGATCATCAATACGCCCCGAAAAGCATACAGGAGTTAAAAGAGCATGCGACTCATCTGGTCCCGGAGTCCATTGAATTGCACAAGCCATACGTCGATGAAGTCAAACTGTGCTGTACGAAGTGCGGTGCTGCGATGACGCGTACCCCGGAAGTGATTGACGTGTGGTTTGATAGCGGATCGATGCCGTTTGCGCAGTATCATTATCCATTTGCGAACAAAACGCAATTCGAAAAACAATTTCCGGCTGATGTTGTGATCGAAGGAATTGACCAGACACGCGGCTGGTTTTATAGTCTGCTGGCTGTATCCACGCTCTTTACCGGAAAAGCTCCGTATAAGCGCGTGCTATCGCTTGGTCATATTTTAGATGAGAACGGCCAGAAAATGTCCAAGAGTAAAGGAAATGCACTAGATCCCGTTGACTTAATCCAGAAGTTTGGCGCGGACGCCTTACGATGGGCGCTTCTGGCAGATAGCGCACCGTGGAATCCAAAGCGCTTTTCTGAGCGTGTTGTGCAGGAAGCAAAGTCTAAAGTCATTGATACATTCGTAAACGTATACGGATTTTATGTGTTATATGCGAATTTGGATGGGTATCAACCAAACCAGGAATATAAAGGAAAGCAGACAAAGCTGGATGAGTGGATTTTGTCCCGTTTACACAGCACGATCAAACGAGTCAGACAAAGCCTGGACGATTATCAATTCACGAATGCGGCACGTGAAATCGCGACATTCGTGGAGGAGCTGAGTAACTGGTATGTTCGTCGCTCACGGGATCGTTTCTGGTCGCAAGGGATGAGTGAGGAGAAAGCGGCTGCGTATGCAACGTTACACGAAGTAATCGTGAAAACAAGCCAGTTGTTAGCACCCCTTACGCCTTTTGTGGCCGAAGATATATATTCCAATCTTGAAGGCGGAAGTGTTCATCTAACTGACTATCCAGACTATAATGAAACAAAAATCAATAAGAAGCTTGAAGAAGAGATGAATGCGGTATTGCAGGTTGTAGAAGTAGGGCGCAGTATCCGAAACACCGCTTCCTTAAAAGTAAAGCAACCGTTAGCCAGTTTGTCGCTACTCGTACCTAACCATCAGGATATTCAATGGAACGCCTATCGCACTATTATTAAAGAAGAATTAAACGTAAAAGCATTCCATGTTACACAAAACGACGAGAACTTCGTGTCGTATAAGCTAAAATTGGATTTCAAAAAAGCCGGCCCGAAGTTTGGGAACAAGACCAATCAGGTACATCAGTGGTTACAAAGTGTAACGAATACAGAAGCGAAAGAGCTTGTGGAAAAAGGCAACGTACAGTGGCGAATGTCCGATGATACATCACTACTTATCACAGCAGAAGACGTACAGATTGAAAAGGTGCCCAATGAAGGATTTGCCATCGCATCAAACGGACCGTATACTGTTATCCTGGATACAACGTTAACAGAGGAGTTAATCCAGGAAGGAGTAGCTCGTGAATTACTTCGTGCGATTCAGGAGTATCGAAAGAAATTAAATTTACCGGTTAACTTACGAATTGATCTTGAGATGAGTATGGATGAGGAAATGAAGCAGATCGTAGTACGCTATGAAAGCCTGTTGCAAGAAAATCTACTTATGAATTCCTTGCAAGTATGTGATGAGTTAGCGACAGGGGAGCAACTAAAGGTAGGAAGCAAGCTTGTTACCGTTCGAATCGTAAATCATCCATGA
- a CDS encoding MFS transporter: MNPFRKLSVHYGWLVLIMMTLTILASMGLGRFSFGIMIPFIRSDMQLSYTSVGYLTTALFSGYLVGSLQAGSFIRRYQHRRTIICGLFVFSSVLFIFSHMSSLVWMFVLVFTLGVLIGILNISALGLLFNWFADGKKGMALGIANAGGGGGMVFSGMFVPYMVSYYQADSGWREATLLFFGFSATIWLFCILFLRNNPAELALDKIGANHGVHTEPHKQERDRENNESGFRSLLGNPVFMGLGISYFLWGFSYLIFTTFLVDYLMEGLDYSKTQAGGLFSLAGITSIASGFICGSLSDRFGRVRVLTWVYSIQSVLLLLLLLPHPITITGSVFLYALTLWGVPTLMMASAGDFLPPRAVPTGMGFLTLFFSIGQALSPLCTGWVVSATHSYTISFLISAACCAVGAVLLMGVARKQALAAKNEPLSTFVPEGYEEKAGV; encoded by the coding sequence TTGAATCCGTTCCGAAAGCTGTCTGTTCATTATGGCTGGCTTGTGCTTATTATGATGACGCTTACAATTCTGGCAAGCATGGGACTTGGTCGCTTTTCTTTTGGTATTATGATTCCATTTATCCGCAGCGATATGCAGCTTTCCTACACTTCGGTTGGCTATTTAACAACTGCACTTTTCTCGGGCTATCTTGTCGGCTCTTTGCAGGCTGGATCGTTTATTCGCCGGTATCAGCATCGTCGGACGATTATATGCGGATTGTTCGTATTTTCCTCCGTGCTATTTATTTTTTCACACATGTCCAGCTTAGTCTGGATGTTTGTGCTCGTGTTCACATTGGGCGTCTTGATTGGCATCCTGAATATTTCAGCACTCGGTCTTTTATTTAACTGGTTTGCAGACGGCAAAAAAGGGATGGCGCTTGGCATTGCCAATGCCGGCGGCGGAGGCGGCATGGTATTTAGCGGGATGTTTGTGCCGTATATGGTAAGTTACTACCAGGCAGATAGTGGTTGGCGGGAAGCGACACTGTTATTTTTCGGATTTTCGGCTACAATCTGGCTGTTCTGTATCTTATTTTTGCGGAATAATCCTGCTGAGCTCGCGCTTGATAAAATCGGGGCGAATCATGGGGTACATACAGAACCACACAAGCAGGAACGTGACCGCGAAAATAATGAATCTGGATTTCGATCTTTGCTTGGTAATCCTGTATTCATGGGGCTTGGAATTAGCTATTTTTTGTGGGGCTTTAGTTATCTGATCTTTACAACATTCCTTGTCGATTATTTAATGGAAGGGCTTGATTATTCGAAGACACAGGCAGGCGGACTGTTCTCCCTTGCTGGAATCACCAGTATCGCAAGCGGATTCATCTGTGGTTCGTTATCAGATCGGTTTGGACGAGTGCGGGTTTTGACCTGGGTATATAGTATACAAAGTGTGCTACTCCTACTTCTCCTTCTCCCTCATCCAATTACGATAACAGGGTCAGTATTTTTGTATGCGCTTACGTTATGGGGCGTTCCCACCTTAATGATGGCAAGTGCAGGTGACTTCTTGCCACCGCGAGCTGTACCGACTGGGATGGGATTTCTGACCTTGTTTTTCAGTATCGGTCAGGCTCTCTCCCCGCTTTGTACCGGCTGGGTGGTGTCTGCCACTCATTCATATACGATTTCATTTTTGATCTCGGCTGCCTGCTGTGCAGTCGGTGCTGTATTGCTGATGGGAGTGGCGCGAAAACAGGCTCTCGCAGCTAAAAATGAGCCGCTGTCTACATTTGTCCCGGAAGGATACGAAGAAAAAGCAGGAGTCTGA